In a genomic window of Oculatellaceae cyanobacterium:
- a CDS encoding YebC/PmpR family DNA-binding transcriptional regulator, translated as MAGHSKWANIKRQKARVDAVKGKTFTQLSRAIIVAARSGIPDPEGNFQLRTAIEKAKAAGIPNDNIERAIAKGAGTWDGGSAQLEAIRYEGYGSGGVAILIEALTDNRNRTAADLRAAFSKRGGNLGETGCVGWMFEQKGVCRLEGKVQEDELLEASVEGGAEYYELIADEDVEGAEVFTEVGNLEILQKTLKAKGFNVTDLELRWIPNNTVEVTDIDLARSLLKLIDILEGLDDVQNVTANFEMSDELMTMSVA; from the coding sequence ATGGCGGGACATAGTAAATGGGCGAATATTAAGCGCCAAAAAGCGAGAGTGGATGCTGTTAAGGGTAAAACGTTTACTCAGCTTTCACGAGCGATTATTGTGGCGGCTCGCAGTGGTATACCAGATCCAGAGGGGAATTTTCAACTGCGGACAGCTATTGAAAAGGCAAAGGCGGCGGGTATTCCGAATGATAATATTGAACGTGCGATCGCTAAAGGTGCTGGAACTTGGGATGGTGGTAGCGCACAGTTAGAAGCGATTCGCTATGAAGGTTATGGTAGCGGTGGCGTAGCTATTTTAATTGAAGCATTGACAGATAATCGCAATCGTACTGCGGCGGATTTAAGGGCTGCTTTTAGTAAGAGAGGCGGTAATTTAGGTGAAACCGGATGCGTTGGTTGGATGTTTGAGCAAAAAGGTGTCTGTCGTTTAGAAGGGAAAGTTCAGGAAGATGAGTTATTAGAAGCATCTGTGGAAGGTGGAGCCGAGTATTACGAGTTGATTGCAGATGAGGATGTTGAGGGCGCAGAAGTATTTACTGAGGTGGGAAATTTAGAAATACTTCAAAAAACGTTAAAAGCTAAAGGCTTTAATGTGACCGATCTAGAACTGCGCTGGATACCTAATAATACAGTGGAAGTAACTGATATTGATCTGGCGCGATCGCTTCTTAAACTAATAGATATTCTAGAAGGGTTAGATGATGTGCAAAATGTTACAGCCAACTTTGAAATGTCTGATGAATTAATGACAATGAGTGTAGCTTAA